In Pedobacter heparinus DSM 2366, the following are encoded in one genomic region:
- a CDS encoding zinc ribbon domain-containing protein, which translates to MEQTVEQKLKALYELQTLHTKIDKIRQIRGELPMEVADLEDEVAGLETRIQKFKGELDDTEDAIVTRKNMIKEAQNLIKKYETQLKDVKNNREYDALTKEVEIQTLEIQVCEKKIREFGFDIAQKTEVYDKALADLESRKKDLEIKRGELQTITAETEKDEQGLLKKAEKAETQIEERLLVAYNRLRGNANNGLAVVTIDRDSCSGCFNQIPPQRQLDIRQRKKIIVCEHCGRILVDEALTQEVVPA; encoded by the coding sequence ATGGAACAAACTGTAGAGCAAAAGCTAAAAGCTTTATACGAATTACAAACCCTGCATACTAAGATCGATAAAATACGTCAGATACGTGGTGAACTGCCAATGGAAGTTGCCGATTTAGAAGATGAGGTTGCAGGACTGGAAACACGTATACAAAAATTCAAAGGCGAATTGGATGATACTGAAGATGCCATTGTAACGCGTAAAAATATGATCAAGGAAGCTCAAAACCTGATCAAGAAATATGAGACCCAATTAAAAGATGTTAAAAACAACCGGGAGTACGATGCCCTGACTAAAGAGGTAGAGATACAAACACTCGAAATCCAGGTTTGTGAGAAAAAGATCAGGGAATTCGGATTTGACATCGCCCAGAAAACGGAAGTTTATGATAAGGCGCTTGCTGATTTAGAATCAAGGAAAAAAGATCTTGAGATAAAAAGGGGAGAGTTGCAGACCATTACTGCCGAAACAGAAAAGGATGAGCAGGGCCTGCTTAAAAAAGCAGAAAAAGCAGAAACCCAGATTGAAGAAAGGCTATTGGTGGCTTACAACAGGTTAAGAGGGAATGCCAACAATGGTTTAGCGGTAGTAACAATTGACCGTGACTCTTGTTCAGGCTGTTTTAACCAGATTCCGCCCCAGCGCCAGCTGGATATCCGTCAACGCAAAAAAATCATCGTTTGCGAACATTGCGGAAGGATTTTAGTAGACGAAGCACTTACTCAGGAAGTCGTTCCTGCTTAA